TCGCATACTGTCCATTTTGTTGTCTAGAGTCGGCTTAATGCCTTAGTGCCGGCAGGCTTGAATGCTTGAAACTTTTACTCAGGAGATGGACAGATGACTCTCAGCTTTATGCCTCAGACACAGGGCGCGAAGATGGGCTTTTTGTTCCCCGGACAGGGCGCGCAAGCCGTAGGTATGGGAAAGCAGCTCTACGACGAGTCGCCGGCGGCGCGCGAAGTGTTCGCGCAGGTTGACGACGCGCTGGGACGCTCGCTTTCGGACATTATGTTCAACGGGCCCGAAGACACTTTGCGACAGACCATCAACGCGCAGCCGGGCATCATGGCGGTGAGCCTCGCGTGCATGAAGACTATGCAGGAACGGCTCGGCGACGATATGCCGCAGCCCGCTATGACCGCAGGCCACAGCCTCGGCGAATACACCGCGCTGGCGGTATCCGGCGTGCTTGATGTCGGCGACACGGCGTTTCTGGTGCAGCGGCGCGGCGAACTGATGCAAGTCGCATGCGACCAGAACCCCGGCACGATGGCGGCTATCATCGGGCTGGACGAGATGACGCTCGAGCAGATTGCAGTGGAGACAGGCACATACGTGTCCAACATCAACACGGCAGAGCAGATTGTCATCAGCGGCGACAAGCTCGGTGTCGCGCGGGCGTGCGACCTCGCCACGGCTCGCGGCGCGAAGAAAGCCATACCGCTGCGCGTAGGCGGCGCGTTCCACTCAGGGCTGATGGAACCGGCGCGCGCAGGGCTTATCCAAGCCATCAACAGCGTGCAGTTCCACGCCCCTCAGATTCCAATTGTCGGCAACTGCGACGCGCAGCCGCTTAATTCGGCAGAGGACGTGAAGCGCGAGCTTATCGCGCAGATTTGCGGCTGCGTGCAGTGGAAGCGCACCGTGGACTATATGGTGGACTCCGGCGTCAACGAGTTCATCGAAGTCGGACCGGGCAAGGCGCTATCCGGCATGGTCAAGCGCATATCGCGGCGCTCGCAGATTACCGCAGTCGGCGATTTGGAATCCATCCTGAAGCTGAGCAGGAACTAGGTTCGTGGCAGAAGTAGTCGCGCTCCGGCGAGAGGCGAAGGCAGACACGGCATCTAACGCACGGGGGATTACTGCACGGGGCATAGCGGTCCGGCGCAGAACGCGGGCGCTGGTCATGCAGGCGCTGTACGAAGCCGACACGGTGGAACACAGCGCGGCCGATGTGCTCTCTGAACGGCTGTCCGATGCGGCATTGTCGCGCCGGGACTCGGAGTTCGCGCGCGGGCTGCTGGACGGCATCTCTTCAAACGCGGCGAAAATAGATAACATGATAGCCGAGTTCGCGCCGCACTGGCCAATCGAGCAGATGGCGGTGGTGGACAGGAACATCCTGCGAATGGCAATCTACGAGATAATGCTGTCGCAGGACACGCCGCCGAGAGTCGCCGTCAACGAGGCGGTGGAACTGGCGAAGGCGTACGGCGGAGACAGCGCGCCGCGCTTCATCAACGGCGTACTGGGCAGCGTGATGAGGGCGTCGAGCCGGTAACGCTGTGAACAGGCACATTGCGGACAGGCGCAAATTGCCTGACAAATTAGTGTTCTCTATAAGTGCTGATAATGCAAATCGGACCTGCCCATAACGGTGCTGGATTCCTGCTTTCGCAGGAATGACGATTCGATAATCAGTACGTGCCAAGAATACCGACAAATTTGATACAGGAAAATCATCACTGAAAACCGCGGAGGTATCAGAAGTGGCAACCGTAATGGAACGGGTTCAGACAATCGTCGCCGACAAGCTCAGCGTCGATGAGGCCGAGGTATTGCCGGAAGCGTCCTTCATGGAGGACCTGATGGCAGACTCGCTCGACTTGGTCGAACTCATCATGGCTTTTGAAGAAGAGTTCAGCGATGACGACACGACCATTGAAATCTCGGACGAAGACGCCGAGGGAATCACCACCGTGCAGGCGGCGATCGACTTCCTCGCGGCGAACGGCGTAAGCGACGACTAGGCTTTCGCAAGACAACCGAATACTGCTGACTTGTATGGACAGGATGTAAGGGATATGCTGTTGAAGCAGCGCCCGGTCATCCTGTCTATTCGTGTTTGTTCTATAATCGCCTTATGTCCCTTTTCCCGTAGAGGGTAGGTTAGGAGGGGCGGGAAGGGAACAAGCGGAACAATAACGATCACAATAATGATCAAGGGGCATTGGGAGAATCACAGGTAAGCCGCGCAGACGACAAGCGACATGCGACGCAAGGAGGGTAACTATGCGAGCAGCCGTCTATAAGGGAGAGCGCCGTCTTGAAGTAGAGGAGATTGTCACGCCGACTGCAGGACCGGGCGAGGTGGTGATTCGCGTGAGGTATTGCGCCGTGTGCGGCACGGATGTGCATGCGTTCATGTACGATGTCGCGCCGCCGGGCACGGTGATGGGACACGAATACTGCGGCACGGTTACGGAAGTCGGCGAGGGCGTTACGCGCTGGCAGGTCGGCGATCGCGTCGTGGGCGGCGGCGGCAATCCTCCGCCGGGCTATGTGCGCACGGGCGCGCGCTTCGACCCGCGCTATAACTACCGCACAATGGGCTTCCCCGAAGGCGCGAAGACTCGCGCGTACGCTGAGTATGTGCTGCTGGAAGACTGGGAGCCGGTGCCGATACCGGACGGCGTGTCGGACGAAGAAGCGGCACTCGCCGAGCCGTGCGCCGTTACGGTGCATGCGGTGCGCCTGTCGCAGCTGAAGCTCGGCGACAGCGTGCTGGTGATGGGCGCCGGACCTATCGGCCTGTTCTGCATGCAGACCGCGCGGGCGGCAGGCGCGACGTCGGTGTTCGTCTCCGAGCCGGCGCCGGCGCGCGCGGAGGCTGCCCGCAGGCTTGGTGCGGACGCGGTCATCAACCCGTT
The Chloroflexota bacterium DNA segment above includes these coding regions:
- the fabD gene encoding ACP S-malonyltransferase, translating into MTLSFMPQTQGAKMGFLFPGQGAQAVGMGKQLYDESPAAREVFAQVDDALGRSLSDIMFNGPEDTLRQTINAQPGIMAVSLACMKTMQERLGDDMPQPAMTAGHSLGEYTALAVSGVLDVGDTAFLVQRRGELMQVACDQNPGTMAAIIGLDEMTLEQIAVETGTYVSNINTAEQIVISGDKLGVARACDLATARGAKKAIPLRVGGAFHSGLMEPARAGLIQAINSVQFHAPQIPIVGNCDAQPLNSAEDVKRELIAQICGCVQWKRTVDYMVDSGVNEFIEVGPGKALSGMVKRISRRSQITAVGDLESILKLSRN
- the acpP gene encoding acyl carrier protein, whose amino-acid sequence is MATVMERVQTIVADKLSVDEAEVLPEASFMEDLMADSLDLVELIMAFEEEFSDDDTTIEISDEDAEGITTVQAAIDFLAANGVSDD
- the nusB gene encoding transcription antitermination factor NusB, whose amino-acid sequence is MAEVVALRREAKADTASNARGITARGIAVRRRTRALVMQALYEADTVEHSAADVLSERLSDAALSRRDSEFARGLLDGISSNAAKIDNMIAEFAPHWPIEQMAVVDRNILRMAIYEIMLSQDTPPRVAVNEAVELAKAYGGDSAPRFINGVLGSVMRASSR
- a CDS encoding zinc-binding dehydrogenase yields the protein MRAAVYKGERRLEVEEIVTPTAGPGEVVIRVRYCAVCGTDVHAFMYDVAPPGTVMGHEYCGTVTEVGEGVTRWQVGDRVVGGGGNPPPGYVRTGARFDPRYNYRTMGFPEGAKTRAYAEYVLLEDWEPVPIPDGVSDEEAALAEPCAVTVHAVRLSQLKLGDSVLVMGAGPIGLFCMQTARAAGATSVFVSEPAPARAEAARRLGADAVINPFTENVEERLVKLTDGKGPDIVFECAAVPNPSTLDSALNIVARGGQVVLVAIAWEPTPLVTPDWMAREVKLQASFGTAPEDWRISLELMRAGLVNVDPMLGDTNFLPLDDIQSAFESLMKPSSQVQMVVRL